A single Kitasatospora sp. NBC_00374 DNA region contains:
- a CDS encoding C40 family peptidase — protein MKHVRRMGCLGVLLVLGIVSLPVISMIDSADPGSTAPVGMIGDIPGRMVQAYVRAASAMPQMAPACKGMTWQLLAGIGKVESNHAAGHQIDPAGLITPPIIGPVLNGSGAGGNTTAIRDTDGGKWDGNSEYDAAVGPMQFLPSTFAGYSGRVRPDGTGNPNNADDETLAAALYLCGNGRDLTDIGQLRRAVLSYNTSNAYVDDVLRWRDQYAALGSQEPIGEVSDQVRKVIEAARSQIGVPYSWGGGDASGPTTGICCSQGGQDGRKVLGFDCSGLMVFAFAKVGVSLPRVAADQAGVGQRIPASAGVSALKPGDMVFFGNSTGIYHVGLYIGGGQMLNAPKPGDSVKQAAVWNYDYAGGARPLK, from the coding sequence ATGAAGCACGTCCGCCGGATGGGCTGCCTGGGTGTGCTGCTGGTGCTGGGGATCGTCTCCTTGCCCGTCATCAGCATGATCGACAGTGCAGACCCTGGCAGCACCGCGCCGGTGGGGATGATCGGCGACATCCCCGGCCGGATGGTGCAGGCCTACGTGCGGGCGGCATCGGCAATGCCGCAGATGGCCCCGGCCTGCAAGGGCATGACGTGGCAGCTGCTCGCAGGCATCGGGAAGGTCGAATCGAACCACGCCGCCGGCCACCAGATCGACCCTGCCGGACTCATCACCCCGCCGATCATCGGCCCGGTCCTCAACGGCTCCGGCGCCGGAGGGAACACGACCGCGATCCGGGACACCGACGGGGGGAAGTGGGACGGCAACAGCGAGTACGACGCCGCCGTCGGCCCGATGCAGTTCCTCCCGTCGACGTTCGCGGGCTACTCGGGCCGGGTCCGCCCGGACGGCACCGGGAATCCGAACAACGCCGACGACGAGACGCTGGCCGCGGCGCTGTACCTGTGCGGCAACGGCCGGGACCTGACCGACATCGGCCAGCTGCGCCGAGCAGTACTGAGTTACAACACCTCCAACGCCTACGTGGACGACGTGCTGCGCTGGAGGGACCAGTACGCCGCGCTCGGCTCGCAGGAGCCGATCGGTGAGGTCTCGGACCAGGTTCGGAAGGTGATCGAGGCGGCCCGCAGCCAGATCGGCGTGCCGTACTCGTGGGGCGGCGGGGATGCCTCGGGTCCGACCACCGGTATCTGCTGCTCGCAAGGCGGGCAGGACGGCCGGAAGGTTCTGGGCTTCGACTGCTCCGGCCTGATGGTCTTCGCGTTCGCCAAGGTCGGCGTGAGCCTGCCGCGGGTCGCGGCCGACCAGGCCGGTGTCGGCCAGCGCATCCCTGCATCGGCTGGCGTCAGCGCCTTGAAGCCCGGCGACATGGTCTTTTTCGGCAACAGCACCGGGATTTATCACGTCGGACTCTACATAGGCGGCGGCCAAATGCTAAATGCTCCGAAACCGGGCGATTCCGTCAAACAGGCCGCGGTCTGGAATTACGACTACGCGGGCGGCGCCCGCCCCTTGAAATAG
- a CDS encoding ATP-binding protein, with protein sequence MRVAAFRHISGHLLWSTAGPVWAVWRVTPVGSRYASELERQEVLRRVTSLVRSLSGNARLYSLCARVEPSEVFDQVAADIDLDANPGTRESAIAAAEMVQDYAMHRRTLWLALPLQAPGRAAQLTQAGGSLWATLGEQVGLPVAPVPISEVQLYRGVARQIEAGFGGGLQLRQARPAEIVWIHQHAVHRGQAEPLLTEAEHSRRFAGKVVGAQLRSPGYASLSQARLLEGGQGPGTRTESEGGMRNWFSSRFDGGALSKLWLQVETPEGVGYQAHLALEEIPEAVAEGSADILAQLELLPYPVDAVVDLTLVDSARAKRAIAKKKAELSDQADQWAAHPTGTPDSLHGAAEILGEQEARLGRTSVELEVQSRTVLTVWGSSAQECDDWARDLKARLGGADYRAIRPRGGQVRMFQFGLPGAGPALRARECTQFQLSEDWAMTGPLTVGEVGDDTGPMLGRSLDCGTFRPVFLDLASAPASNIAASLAVLGDLGSGKSVLLKMIMAALVDRGHRAIVIDRTNNREYASFARSAAPGRHQVIDAADATISIDPLRVLPAAQGEAAALSYLLLQTQMEAMSPGGAVLSRAVKAAAAARNPHMGLVLQELQAIATEGGNRGEAAADALDLLGTVADARLARMVFDPSLPALSMSALTADLVVFTTNGLTLPPKEALGRPEVLRTQPLEALIGRAVLYLIAAISRHIAFSDLHRFAAVIFDEVYWLTSSAEGSALISELAHDGRKHNAGWCAGGHDALDLGDETIRGLIVQRVLARTGDEAMARRGLAFLGLPDDDESLIQLVKAELSPRGNANRAGEMLLRDTRGRIGLVKVLVPEHLPKYSAIFTTPVSKRPAAGRGAQQPMKVAVR encoded by the coding sequence ATGAGGGTCGCAGCTTTCCGTCACATCTCCGGCCACCTGCTGTGGTCGACCGCCGGGCCGGTCTGGGCGGTCTGGCGCGTGACCCCCGTCGGTTCCCGCTACGCCTCCGAGCTGGAACGCCAGGAGGTCCTGCGCCGGGTCACCAGCCTGGTGCGCTCCCTGTCCGGCAACGCCCGCCTGTACAGCCTGTGCGCCCGGGTCGAGCCCAGCGAGGTCTTCGACCAGGTCGCCGCCGACATCGACCTGGATGCCAACCCCGGCACGCGCGAGAGCGCAATCGCCGCCGCCGAGATGGTGCAGGACTACGCGATGCACCGGCGCACCCTGTGGCTGGCCCTGCCGCTCCAGGCGCCCGGCCGGGCCGCCCAGCTCACCCAGGCCGGCGGCTCCCTGTGGGCGACCCTCGGCGAGCAGGTCGGTCTGCCCGTCGCCCCCGTCCCGATCAGCGAGGTTCAGCTATATAGGGGAGTGGCCCGGCAGATCGAGGCCGGCTTCGGCGGTGGACTGCAGCTGCGCCAGGCCCGTCCGGCCGAGATCGTCTGGATCCACCAGCACGCCGTCCACCGCGGCCAGGCCGAGCCGCTGCTGACCGAGGCCGAGCACAGCCGCCGCTTCGCGGGGAAGGTCGTCGGCGCCCAGCTGCGCAGCCCCGGCTACGCGAGTCTGAGTCAGGCGCGGCTGCTGGAGGGCGGGCAGGGGCCGGGCACCCGCACGGAGTCTGAGGGGGGAATGCGCAACTGGTTCTCCTCGCGGTTCGACGGCGGGGCGCTCTCGAAGCTCTGGTTGCAGGTGGAGACCCCCGAGGGCGTCGGCTACCAGGCGCACCTGGCTCTGGAGGAGATTCCGGAGGCCGTCGCGGAGGGGTCCGCCGACATCCTGGCGCAGCTGGAGCTGCTGCCCTACCCGGTGGACGCGGTGGTCGACCTGACGCTGGTGGACTCGGCGCGGGCGAAGCGGGCGATCGCGAAGAAGAAGGCAGAACTCTCGGACCAGGCGGACCAGTGGGCTGCCCACCCGACCGGTACGCCGGACTCGCTGCACGGCGCCGCCGAGATTTTGGGCGAGCAGGAGGCCCGGCTCGGGCGCACGAGTGTGGAGCTGGAGGTCCAGTCCCGCACGGTGCTGACGGTGTGGGGGTCCAGCGCGCAGGAGTGCGACGACTGGGCGCGGGATCTGAAGGCCCGGCTCGGTGGCGCGGACTACCGGGCAATCCGGCCGCGCGGTGGCCAGGTTCGGATGTTCCAGTTCGGGCTGCCGGGTGCGGGGCCGGCGCTGCGGGCGCGGGAGTGCACGCAGTTCCAGTTGTCGGAGGACTGGGCGATGACCGGGCCGCTGACGGTCGGCGAGGTCGGCGATGACACCGGGCCGATGCTTGGCCGCTCGCTGGACTGCGGCACGTTTCGGCCGGTGTTCCTGGACCTGGCGTCCGCGCCGGCGAGCAACATCGCCGCGAGCCTGGCGGTCCTCGGCGACCTGGGCAGCGGAAAGTCGGTTCTATTGAAGATGATCATGGCTGCCCTGGTCGATCGGGGGCACCGGGCGATCGTCATCGACCGGACCAACAACCGTGAGTACGCCTCCTTCGCCCGCTCGGCCGCGCCGGGGCGTCACCAGGTCATCGACGCAGCCGACGCGACGATCAGCATCGACCCGCTGCGGGTGCTCCCAGCCGCGCAGGGCGAGGCCGCCGCGCTCAGCTACCTGCTGCTGCAGACCCAGATGGAGGCCATGTCGCCGGGCGGAGCGGTGCTGAGCCGGGCGGTCAAGGCGGCCGCCGCCGCGCGGAACCCGCACATGGGCCTGGTCCTTCAGGAGCTGCAGGCGATCGCCACCGAAGGCGGCAACCGCGGCGAGGCGGCGGCCGACGCCCTCGACCTGCTCGGCACGGTGGCCGACGCCCGCCTGGCCCGCATGGTGTTCGACCCCTCGCTGCCCGCCCTGAGCATGTCGGCCCTGACCGCCGACTTGGTCGTCTTCACCACCAACGGCCTCACCCTTCCTCCGAAGGAGGCGCTGGGCCGGCCGGAGGTGCTGCGCACCCAGCCGCTGGAGGCGCTGATCGGCCGGGCGGTGCTCTACCTGATCGCCGCGATCAGCCGCCACATCGCGTTCTCGGACCTGCACCGGTTCGCTGCCGTGATCTTCGACGAGGTGTACTGGCTGACTTCCAGCGCCGAGGGCAGCGCGTTGATCAGCGAGTTGGCGCACGACGGTAGGAAGCACAACGCGGGCTGGTGCGCCGGCGGTCACGACGCGCTCGACCTGGGCGACGAGACGATCCGGGGCCTGATCGTGCAGCGGGTGCTGGCCCGTACCGGCGACGAGGCGATGGCCCGGCGTGGCCTGGCGTTCCTGGGTCTGCCTGACGACGACGAGTCACTGATCCAGCTGGTCAAGGCCGAGCTGTCGCCGCGCGGCAACGCGAACCGGGCGGGCGAGATGCTCCTGCGCGACACCCGCGGCCGGATCGGTCTGGTCAAGGTCTTGGTCCCGGAGCACCTGCCCAAGTACAGCGCCATCTTCACCACTCCCGTCAGCAAGCGCCCGGCCGCCGGCCGCGGCGCGCAGCAGCCCATGAAGGTGGCCGTGCGATGA
- a CDS encoding replication-relaxation family protein → MNSTFAPSALAYMVLAALYQHRSATTAQLQEMLCPDKDISYVRDQVRKLRQHGLVESVALREPRTAKLSYLTAAGMAIAAEMPEVSDRTSPLQNLADVAARILLPHSQAVLTTHLAFLADSRRRGDDYYPLDWAPETMHRLSDRKTDAVRPDALMRYTAHRADGRVHLRAFVEVDRATYGSEKLVGKLTAYARFWRLRPLQGGGRRPTIESTQAEPAWLEFYPRFPRLLFVFAGGSKTTMERRIEDLQAATASNRRVREMLQEVKAGAALLEQISPGKDRPDRGPSDPVWVSLADPDRPACGWMDL, encoded by the coding sequence GTGAACTCGACCTTCGCGCCCAGTGCCCTGGCCTACATGGTCCTGGCAGCGCTGTATCAGCACCGCTCCGCCACGACGGCGCAGCTACAGGAGATGCTGTGCCCGGACAAGGACATCAGCTACGTCCGCGACCAGGTCCGCAAGCTGCGTCAGCACGGCCTGGTGGAGTCGGTGGCGCTTCGCGAGCCGCGGACCGCGAAGCTGAGCTACCTCACCGCCGCCGGCATGGCGATCGCAGCGGAGATGCCGGAGGTGAGCGACCGCACCAGCCCGCTGCAGAATCTGGCCGACGTGGCCGCGCGGATTCTGCTGCCCCACTCGCAGGCCGTGCTGACCACCCATCTCGCGTTCCTGGCGGACTCCCGGCGGCGGGGGGACGACTACTACCCCCTCGACTGGGCGCCGGAGACCATGCACCGCCTGTCCGACCGGAAGACGGACGCGGTGCGGCCGGACGCCCTGATGCGGTACACCGCCCACAGGGCGGACGGGCGGGTGCACCTGCGGGCCTTCGTGGAGGTTGACCGCGCGACCTACGGGAGCGAGAAGCTGGTCGGCAAGCTCACCGCCTACGCCCGCTTCTGGCGACTGCGCCCGCTCCAGGGCGGCGGGCGGCGCCCCACGATCGAGAGCACCCAGGCCGAGCCGGCGTGGTTGGAGTTCTACCCGAGGTTCCCGCGGCTGCTGTTCGTGTTCGCGGGCGGCTCCAAGACGACCATGGAGCGCCGCATCGAGGACCTGCAGGCCGCGACCGCCAGCAACCGCCGGGTCCGCGAGATGCTCCAGGAGGTCAAGGCTGGCGCCGCCCTGCTGGAGCAGATCTCCCCCGGCAAGGACCGGCCCGACCGCGGACCGTCGGACCCGGTGTGGGTGTCCCTGGCCGACCCTGACCGGCCGGCCTGCGGCTGGATGGACCTGTAG
- a CDS encoding phosphoadenosine phosphosulfate reductase: MTSTTITPGLAPDLTQYDIICGNLSGGADSRAMQHVLMEAAGAAGVADRVWTFHASLGPMEWPAVNFGGHRYASVAELAAQQSRESGVPSSRHMERTKTRDDGSGGQEPYDLLTYTALYGRFMRLGTRYCTKGFKEQLEEASHTPEVRRLRPLLGQPVRILKVLGLRGEESTDRARRPAYRCVKSNGSRHVDEWLPAKDWTKEEVRRLHADRGYAWHWCYDSEPGAGDWLGSSRCSCSSCFLASRRDSLLGVLRRPRIAEAIALVEEVRGDSFRPDVSMADLIALSKRPGAPVPGIVIEDEGKDFARMMAGLQSALEQEPRRLPELSVSAPPRRLLPMITP; the protein is encoded by the coding sequence ATGACCAGCACCACGATCACGCCCGGCCTGGCTCCGGATCTCACCCAGTACGACATCATCTGCGGCAACCTGTCCGGCGGCGCGGACTCGCGCGCCATGCAGCACGTCCTCATGGAGGCCGCCGGGGCGGCCGGAGTCGCCGACCGCGTCTGGACCTTCCACGCCTCTCTGGGGCCGATGGAGTGGCCGGCCGTCAACTTCGGCGGCCACCGCTACGCCAGCGTCGCCGAACTCGCCGCCCAGCAAAGCCGGGAGTCCGGTGTTCCGAGCTCGCGCCACATGGAGCGCACCAAGACCCGCGACGACGGCTCGGGAGGGCAAGAGCCCTACGACCTGCTGACCTACACCGCGCTGTACGGCCGGTTCATGCGGCTCGGCACCCGCTACTGCACCAAGGGCTTCAAGGAGCAGCTGGAGGAGGCGTCGCACACGCCGGAGGTCCGGCGCCTGCGTCCGCTGCTGGGCCAGCCGGTGCGGATTCTGAAGGTGCTCGGGCTGCGGGGCGAGGAGTCGACGGACCGGGCCCGGCGTCCGGCCTACCGCTGCGTGAAGTCCAACGGGTCGCGGCACGTGGACGAGTGGCTGCCGGCGAAGGATTGGACGAAGGAGGAGGTTCGCCGGCTTCACGCGGACCGCGGCTACGCGTGGCACTGGTGCTACGACTCCGAGCCGGGCGCCGGTGACTGGCTGGGGTCGAGCCGCTGTTCGTGCTCCAGCTGCTTCCTGGCCAGCCGGCGCGACAGCCTGCTGGGGGTGCTGCGCCGGCCGCGGATCGCGGAGGCGATCGCCCTGGTCGAGGAGGTCCGCGGGGACAGTTTCCGGCCGGACGTCAGCATGGCCGACCTGATCGCCCTGTCGAAGCGGCCCGGCGCTCCGGTTCCCGGCATCGTGATCGAGGACGAGGGGAAGGACTTCGCGCGGATGATGGCGGGGCTGCAGTCGGCTCTGGAGCAGGAGCCGCGGCGGCTCCCGGAGCTGTCGGTGTCCGCCCCGCCCCGGCGCCTGCTTCCGATGATCACCCCCTGA